A stretch of DNA from Temnothorax longispinosus isolate EJ_2023e chromosome 2, Tlon_JGU_v1, whole genome shotgun sequence:
aattcgCGTCGCCGAGGAGCACGCGATCCGACCGCGACGAACACGTCCTAGGGGGTTTCGACTCGCAGTTGGCACACGTGCGCAGGTGGAGTGCGGTTTTTGCCGGGCGGCGGTGGCAgtggcggtggtggtggtggtggtagcGGCGGCCGCGGCGAACGTCAGCGGCGGTGGTTTTTTGCGCCAACCGCGAGGTCTCTGGTGGCTTTTTCCCTTCTTTTCTTTGGTACCCACCCGTGGCGCGAGGGAGGGGGAATGGCGGGGGAGGAGGTGGGGAGGGGgaaagagggaggaagagCGCGACGTCCTGTGGCCGCGTGGATCGGAGGGAGAAAACGCAACGCCGTCGTCGCGAAAAAAAGAGGGACAGGAGCGAGAGAGGGTGGGgggagacagagagagggagCGAGAAAGAGCAATCGGATCGCGGCTCGCTCCTTCCAGCTGGCCTGGCACGACGAAGGCCTTGTCGCGCGGCTGCTCGTTCGGTCAAtgtcttctctttcttcctcgctctctcccttctccctctttttctctctctctccctcgctcCCATCCCcggtccccccccccctaccTAGCGTCTCCTcacgctctttctctcgcctCCTCTCGCTCCCCGCTCTCTTTCATCGCTCCCCCCCACCAGCAGCACTCCCGTGCTGCATCGCGCACACGAGACACGGGTGCCTGCGAAATCCCTCTGTCATCTTGCGAACGAACGCGCCCGTCCGCGGCCAGGATTATCCCGCGCCGTGCGCCCGATCGCGAAAAATCCAGTTCGTCGCGGCCCGAGACGCGCCGTCGTTGTCGCCGTTGTCATCCTCCACGTCGTCGGCGGGCGACGGCGAGCAACGGGGGAGTCCGCAGCgcgggcgagagagagagagatcccCGGCACCGTGGTGGATCACAACCGGTAACGTTGTTCGGCGTTCGGCCCGGAGCGAAGAATGAGGGAGAACGCGGTGCGTTCGGAAATGTGCACATGTACCACCGCGGTGGTTTGAAGGCGCGTACCCCGCGGGCAAGGCAAGGTGAGGAGACACGGCGGcggttctctctctcgttcggGCTTTTTCCGCCGGCGGGGCCGCGCGCAACAGCGTGAAAGTTCCGCGATCGTTCGCCGCGCGGAGCGCGGACTCCGGCGCGCTCTCTCGACTGCACGTCGTCGATGACGTTCCCGATGCCGCCGTCATCGCCGCCGTCCACGTCCACGTCCACGTCCAGTCCGTCGCTCTCGTAGCCTCGCTCGCACGGTGTTTACGTCGGACGGTGCTGTGTTGCTAACGCGTCGGGGTGCGTGCGCGACACACAAGTGCGGAATCTCGATCGGCGCGAGTGCGGGAGCATGGCTCTCGGCGACGTCGTtgtcaccgccgccgccgccgccgcgcgttAAGGAGCGGCGTCGCGCGGGCGCGAAGAATGAAACTCGACACCGCGAACTAGCGGCTGCTTGGCTGCGGGTGCTCCTCCGTTCGCGGCGACGCTTCGCGTTTTCTCGCGATCGCAGGTGGGCGCATCTCTTTTGCATATCCATGAATTGATTTGAAATCGCGACTCGAACGATTTTTTAGATCGATAAATATGGTGCTGAtatttttgatgtaaaaaaatgacgGCGAACATTTGTACGGCTCCTCGACATCCGCGATGAGAATGATAATGCAAATGAGGCGGACGCTGAATGTGAAATTAGAATTTGTGATGACGGTAGATTTTTGCAAATGTATTTACTGCTTATGCACTTCCGCTACTTTCTGCATAATGCGGCCAAcgtagaaataaaatcaagtgCAATGACGAAGTTATTACATTGCAAAATACAAGTTACAAGTGGAATATTGTATTCTATGtatgagatatatttatagtgttttatatatatagatatgattGTGAgcgtacatgtatatacacacaattTGTGTACACAAGACAGTATTCAGTATTCttcatatatcttttttttttttcgttttcagaGTGCAATAAAGTTAGCTggtaaaaataatgtcaagAAGCTGCACACGCTGCTATCGATAGTGGAGGAGAAGCCAAAGGTGGACACAGGGCAGAATAACAGGCACAACGAGCACCACATCAAAAACAATTTCAAGCACAACCATTACACACACAATTCCATACTGACACCCTCGACGTTAAACCAGGTAATTGAATAATCTTGGTTAAATCGCGTCGAGAGTCCATCTCTCGCTGACATATGCCAATCAGAGTGCGATACGTGACGGTGGTGTTGAAAATTTCTCTCGCAGGGCCTAGATGCAGGTACAAGCGACGATAGTGGCAGAGCGTCTGAACAGTTGCACGGCCCTGGTATACCTAGGGATTGCCAGGACGCAGACAGTTCCAGGGACCATCTCAGCGATGTAAGTCCCACACGTGCTATAGTTACGTAACTTGGAACAGTAACGCAATCGTGTAACTTAGAATGTATGTAACAAATGTTATTTCATTCACTCCAAGTGTAACAGACGTCTGTTCAATAGTTTTCTGTATTAGCATACCCTAGTCTCTTCAATTTCTGtgtaattaagataaaaatatatttttcacacgTCAAcatcaatttctttattgaatgaaaagttagaaaattaattggtATATTTATTCACGAGTCtgcttttataatattacaggCTAGCAGCCATTGCAGTTCGGGTAAAGGTTATATCGTaagtatctattatttaatcaatacaCTCGAAAGATTGTAAATTATGTTCCTATATTATGGTAataagtacataatttattgtttcgaTGTTTCAGTGTGATAGTGAAGGAGAAGACGATAAGGTATGCACATTTCCTGTAGATACTCCACTATTTCGAAGAAAATAATCGATccagttttaataatttcatccATTTTGTACGTTACAGGGCTCGGATGCCGAATCTATACTCTTTGAATCTTCTACCCCACCACCTCTCACACGTAAATGTAAGTAAATGCTTTCAGAAACGAGAAAGTACAACGTTATTGCCATTATTGCGCCATATATTTCTCATCTGCAATTTTCCTTTTCGTTTCTAGACGAATTGCCGTCTTCTTCGCCACACGTTTTACCACCCACAAACGGGGCAGGCGGATCTCCACCGGACACGGGTGGTCAAACTTCTAATCCAGCAACGAATGCTCCGGCACCTATACCACCTCCTGTGCCTGCGTCTGCACCAGTTCCAACAGCGCCGAGTCCTCCCAGCCCCACGTTGCCTCCACACATATCCCAGCCTCCTGTAAGTAGCTACGCATAAAAACTCGCTCTTGTTGCGCACGCAGAGAAGGTAGTAATGTTGTTGTAACATTCGTTGTTGACGTATTATTTCAGATGACTAGTCCTTTGGCAGCGAATCCACGTGCAATAGCTCCGCAACAGCGGCCAGCTTCCCCTGCTCTGCCACCACCCTCTCTATCCCAGCAACCGCACACTACGATACCTGCATTGCATCCACCTATTGGGCCTCTCGTCTCGAGTCATACAACTAGTCCAGCGGTAGCCAGTTTAGGTGTTACGCCGGCAGCACCATCGAACGGGGCGGCCACCACGAGTTATCCACCGCCCATACCTATAGCCGCGTATCCGCAGACACAACCGTCGTATCCACCGCTCTACACTCCGTACACCGCTTTAAATCACAGCCCGTATCTGCCACCCGCGGTACCATCCCCTTCTCATTCTGCTTCGTCTCGCGCTGACGTGGTAAGTTACTGGTTACGTAGTATTTCAGTGACAAATATTTATCTCAAGTACGGGATATGAGTGTTTATCAACGaggataataattgtattttagaGAGGAAGTAGAGCTTCCCCCTGTACCAACCTAAAACAGACTATAGGAAATAACCTCGCGAGTCATAGTAATACTCCATTGAGCGCTGCCACCACAACATGCGTATCCACTATAACTAATACAGTTACCACGGCAAATACTATCGCTCATAGAGACATGGTGGCCTGCAGTCTGTCTGGACGAAGCAACAACTCTCCACGTGGACATAGCCCCAGTCGGGAAAGGGATAGTTACAGGTAAAATATTTCCTTCTGATCACGGCATTACGGCCACGTTTGTCAGAATTGAGTAATTCGATAATTAAcaggaaattataataataattgtaatgttTGTTACAGCAGTAACGTGAGTAGTCTAAGCCGAGGCAGCATAACGCCTGTTAGTGTGCCAAACACCTCCTCTCCAGCCAATTCTAGTCTACCTGCATACACCAAGCCACAAGGTTGGATTAGGTAAGCCTGAGCAAGTAACCTTTCAATAAAAGTTAAGCACAAAAACGgcataaaaatcttttacctAAAAAAATAGCAGCAACACAGCTTCCCAGCTGTCCCCAGCGACAGCTACGTCTGTCCCGAGGCCAACTCCGCCACCAGTACCACTCGGCATACACACGTTTCCACCACCGATGTTCGCAGCACCTTTACCACCGCCAGTGTCTAGTTCAAGCCCGCATACTTCACTGCCCTCGCTTCCTCCGCCGACGACTAATCCTAATCCGTTTTCCGCGGAGTCTCTGTTCCAAACAAGTAAGCTCATAAACTGACTTTTTTCACTGCAATATGTTCTATGTGAATATGGGCAGATAATAAATGCACTAACCAAAAGAAGGGGTGACACATGTTACAGGTCAGGCAGACCTTCTGAGGAGAGAACTCGATAGTAGGTTCTTAGCGTCTCAAGACAGAAATGTTGGAGTTGGAGTGGGGAATTTGGGTCCACCGGCGTATCTTAGAACGGAAATGCATCATCATCAGCATCAGCATACGCATGTACATCAGCACACGACACCGTTGTTGCCAACAGCTGCAGCGTCAACGCTTTTTCCACCTCCAATTGTAAGAAATGTATTCATTATCCAATGAGACTAAAGAATTATATCCATTATACTAATTATCTGATCATGATCACAATTCATTGTTAACTCGTTTATACATGTGAACTGAtgttaaatgaaaattgtCTTTTATTAGTTTAAGGACATCCCAAAATTGGGAGGAGTCGAATCGCCATTTTTTCGTGGAAACTTAAACCTTTCTGGTTATTCTGGTTTTAACACTGGCCTTCTTCATCCCGGAATTGGACCGCCTTCAACACCTTTCGTGCCACCTAATCACTTGACTCCGTTCGCGCCAAAGGTGCTTTTATACAAAAAGCTAAATTTTCTCTCACATcttgtacatatttatttaaacatgtGATCTTTTATCCAGAAAAGTGGAAAATGGAATGCAATGCACGTACGCATTGCGTGGGAGATATATAATCATCAACAAAAGCAACAGGCTGAAGCTAAGGCGGGAGGTGTCGTTAGTACCAAAACTGAGTTATTAAGACCACCTGGCCATCTTTATCCAGGGGGACCAGCCAGTGGCCTTGGACTCGGTGCACCATCAATGGCACCTCCGTTTCCAACTAACATGCCGTCTGCTCATCCCCCACCACCACCACCCCATCCTGTCGGTTTTCTGTCTGCAACGACCTCACATTTAGGTAATAGAGGTAACAAAGATTCACATTTATTCTCACTTGCGCACGTTCATGTTTGTAGATACATGCATCGAACCGCGTTATAATTATCAGTGTTTACATCATTGTtatgattgttttttttttttttattacaggaACAGGAATATCTCCTTTTGGAAGATATCCATCAACATTCGGCGCGGCAAATCCCAATTTTCCGAATCTTTCAACTTTTCCACCAAGGGAAATGCCGCCTCTAGGTGGACTTGGTGCGGTGCATGATCCATGGCGAGGGTACGTATATGAAACATTAATTAGCTATCGAGtcaccattttttttttttttttttttttattgtaaacatttttttcactctaacatatgtatatatatataaaatttcagattGCAACGCGCTACTACTGGATTCCCACAGACTACTGTTTCGTGGGGCTTGAAGCCGGAACCTCCTGCGATAGACAGGCGCGCCGAGTTGGAGGAACGggagcgcgagcgcgaacgGGAAAGAGAACGCGAACGGGAGCGTGAACGTGCCGAACGGGAACGCGAACGTATCAGACGCGAGAGAGAacgggagagggagagagaggagcaaCGTGAGAGAGAAAGGCGGGAACGcgagaaggaagagaagaggaaacAGCAGGAAGCGGCTGAACGGGAGCGAGAAAGGCGGGACAAGGAACGCCGTGAGATGGAGAGGCGCGAGATGGAACGTGAGAGACTGCTTCACCAGAATCGACAACATATGGTTGTTTCCCGAGATCGTTCGCCGCTCAGAAACGGCTCGGCGCCTTTGGATACCGGGGAAGTGCGCGTAAAGGAGGAACCACGCAGCAAAGACGACGAAGTTGTAATGCTTCCACGACCGCCGGTACCCGGCCCCGGAACGACAGGGTCCGCGCAAGGACCTGGACCAAATCCACTGCCCGATCCGAGATACCATCACCCGCATCCGCATGCCTATCTTACGAGGCATCCGCACAGTATGCCAGCATCGCATTCTATGCCGCGTAGCATGCTTCCCAGTTTAAGCGCACATCCAATGCAACATTTTCCACCGCCATCTGCGCCTGCCGGTCAACCGGGAGCCCCTTGGCCGAGCGATCCTTTCCGGGAGTACCGGTTCGATACGTTACAACAGCTACGATATAACCCGTTAGTGGCGGCGTTCAGAGCCGAAGAAGAGGAACGGGCGAAATTGTACGCCGGCTATCCCCCACCGCCGGTAAACACGCTCAGAAGTAAGGACCCTAGTCCAGGTCCGCTCAGCAACTTGCATATGCATCATAGAGCGGGACCCGGTCCAGGAGTACCGTCACGTCCGCTTGAAAACGCCCTTATGCACGCGGATATTCATAAGAAAGAGGACGGATCGCAGTCTCGATGATACATCGTTCCGGCGTCCTCGGTTTCTGCGAGCGAACGCACTGACGGGCCGATCTTTTGAGCACCCCACCCAGTTAACTCTCGAAGCTCGGTGCTGATATTTTGCTAACAGAGAAGAagcgttatttaaaaaaaaaaaaaaagattgtatatagatactatataaatatatataatatttatagttatcGAGAAAAAGAGTACGGAAACGCGTAGAACTATTGTGAAAACGTAACGAAGATGCCTTGCTAG
This window harbors:
- the Tay gene encoding uncharacterized protein Tay isoform X1; its protein translation is MEIEAKQRSQKNRRRERAQRMLAQRESLATAKQQQQQQQQQQSQQSRQRPLNDEEDSHSGEDEDPAGGGGGGGGGGGGGAGGGGGGGGLGLGAKTGHPRDGHSRPPRPPRPPRPRKKSSLAAANQKEPPFEEDIIDGFAILAFRTYEELESAIKLAGKNNVKKLHTLLSIVEEKPKVDTGQNNRHNEHHIKNNFKHNHYTHNSILTPSTLNQGLDAGTSDDSGRASEQLHGPGIPRDCQDADSSRDHLSDASSHCSSGKGYICDSEGEDDKGSDAESILFESSTPPPLTRKYELPSSSPHVLPPTNGAGGSPPDTGGQTSNPATNAPAPIPPPVPASAPVPTAPSPPSPTLPPHISQPPMTSPLAANPRAIAPQQRPASPALPPPSLSQQPHTTIPALHPPIGPLVSSHTTSPAVASLGVTPAAPSNGAATTSYPPPIPIAAYPQTQPSYPPLYTPYTALNHSPYLPPAVPSPSHSASSRADVRGSRASPCTNLKQTIGNNLASHSNTPLSAATTTCVSTITNTVTTANTIAHRDMVACSLSGRSNNSPRGHSPSRERDSYSSNVSSLSRGSITPVSVPNTSSPANSSLPAYTKPQGWISSNTASQLSPATATSVPRPTPPPVPLGIHTFPPPMFAAPLPPPVSSSSPHTSLPSLPPPTTNPNPFSAESLFQTKGVTHVTGQADLLRRELDSRFLASQDRNVGVGVGNLGPPAYLRTEMHHHQHQHTHVHQHTTPLLPTAAASTLFPPPIFKDIPKLGGVESPFFRGNLNLSGYSGFNTGLLHPGIGPPSTPFVPPNHLTPFAPKKSGKWNAMHVRIAWEIYNHQQKQQAEAKAGGVVSTKTELLRPPGHLYPGGPASGLGLGAPSMAPPFPTNMPSAHPPPPPPHPVGFLSATTSHLGNRGTGISPFGRYPSTFGAANPNFPNLSTFPPREMPPLGGLGAVHDPWRGLQRATTGFPQTTVSWGLKPEPPAIDRRAELEERERERERERERERERERAERERERIRREREREREREEQRERERREREKEEKRKQQEAAERERERRDKERREMERREMERERLLHQNRQHMVVSRDRSPLRNGSAPLDTGEVRVKEEPRSKDDEVVMLPRPPVPGPGTTGSAQGPGPNPLPDPRYHHPHPHAYLTRHPHSMPASHSMPRSMLPSLSAHPMQHFPPPSAPAGQPGAPWPSDPFREYRFDTLQQLRYNPLVAAFRAEEEERAKLYAGYPPPPVNTLRSKDPSPGPLSNLHMHHRAGPGPGVPSRPLENALMHADIHKKEDGSQSR
- the Tay gene encoding uncharacterized protein Tay isoform X4, translated to MEIEAKQRSQKNRRRERAQRMLAQRESLATAKQQQQQQQQQQSQQSRQRPLNDEEDSHSGEDEDPAGGGGGGGGGGGGGAGGGGGGGGLGLGAKTGHPRDGHSRPPRPPRPPRPRKKSSLAAANQKEPPFEEDIIDGFAILAFRTYEELESAIKLAGKNNVKKLHTLLSIVEEKPKVDTGQNNRHNEHHIKNNFKHNHYTHNSILTPSTLNQGLDAGTSDDSGRASEQLHGPGIPRDCQDADSSRDHLSDASSHCSSGKGYICDSEGEDDKGSDAESILFESSTPPPLTRKYELPSSSPHVLPPTNGAGGSPPDTGGQTSNPATNAPAPIPPPVPASAPVPTAPSPPSPTLPPHISQPPMTSPLAANPRAIAPQQRPASPALPPPSLSQQPHTTIPALHPPIGPLVSSHTTSPAVASLGVTPAAPSNGAATTSYPPPIPIAAYPQTQPSYPPLYTPYTALNHSPYLPPAVPSPSHSASSRADVRGSRASPCTNLKQTIGNNLASHSNTPLSAATTTCVSTITNTVTTANTIAHRDMVACSLSGRSNNSPRGHSPSRERDSYSSNVSSLSRGSITPVSVPNTSSPANSSLPAYTKPQGWISSNTASQLSPATATSVPRPTPPPVPLGIHTFPPPMFAAPLPPPVSSSSPHTSLPSLPPPTTNPNPFSAESLFQTKGVTHVTGQADLLRRELDSRFLASQDRNVGVGVGNLGPPAYLRTEMHHHQHQHTHVHQHTTPLLPTAAASTLFPPPIFKDIPKLGGVESPFFRGNLNLSGYSGFNTGLLHPGIGPPSTPFVPPNHLTPFAPKKSGKWNAMHVRIAWEIYNHQQKQQAEAKAGGVVSTKTELLRPPGHLYPGGPASGLGLGAPSMAPPFPTNMPSAHPPPPPPHPVGFLSATTSHLGTGISPFGRYPSTFGAANPNFPNLSTFPPREMPPLGGLGAVHDPWRGLQRATTGFPQTTVSWGLKPEPPAIDRRAELEERERERERERERERERERAERERERIRREREREREREEQRERERREREKEEKRKQQEAAERERERRDKERREMERREMERERLLHQNRQHMVVSRDRSPLRNGSAPLDTGEVRVKEEPRSKDDEVVMLPRPPVPGPGTTGSAQGPGPNPLPDPRYHHPHPHAYLTRHPHSMPASHSMPRSMLPSLSAHPMQHFPPPSAPAGQPGAPWPSDPFREYRFDTLQQLRYNPLVAAFRAEEEERAKLYAGYPPPPVNTLRSKDPSPGPLSNLHMHHRAGPGPGVPSRPLENALMHADIHKKEDGSQSR
- the Tay gene encoding uncharacterized protein Tay isoform X2, coding for MEIEAKQRSQKNRRRERAQRMLAQRESLATAKQQQQQQQQQQSQQSRQRPLNDEEDSHSGEDEDPAGGGGGGGGGGGGGAGGGGGGGGLGLGAKTGHPRDGHSRPPRPPRPPRPRKKSSLAAANQKEPPFEEDIIDGFAILAFRTYEELESAIKLAGKNNVKKLHTLLSIVEEKPKVDTGQNNRHNEHHIKNNFKHNHYTHNSILTPSTLNQGLDAGTSDDSGRASEQLHGPGIPRDCQDADSSRDHLSDASSHCSSGKGYICDSEGEDDKGSDAESILFESSTPPPLTRKYELPSSSPHVLPPTNGAGGSPPDTGGQTSNPATNAPAPIPPPVPASAPVPTAPSPPSPTLPPHISQPPMTSPLAANPRAIAPQQRPASPALPPPSLSQQPHTTIPALHPPIGPLVSSHTTSPAVASLGVTPAAPSNGAATTSYPPPIPIAAYPQTQPSYPPLYTPYTALNHSPYLPPAVPSPSHSASSRADVRGSRASPCTNLKQTIGNNLASHSNTPLSAATTTCVSTITNTVTTANTIAHRDMVACSLSGRSNNSPRGHSPSRERDSYSSNVSSLSRGSITPVSVPNTSSPANSSLPAYTKPQGWISSNTASQLSPATATSVPRPTPPPVPLGIHTFPPPMFAAPLPPPVSSSSPHTSLPSLPPPTTNPNPFSAESLFQTRVTHVTGQADLLRRELDSRFLASQDRNVGVGVGNLGPPAYLRTEMHHHQHQHTHVHQHTTPLLPTAAASTLFPPPIFKDIPKLGGVESPFFRGNLNLSGYSGFNTGLLHPGIGPPSTPFVPPNHLTPFAPKKSGKWNAMHVRIAWEIYNHQQKQQAEAKAGGVVSTKTELLRPPGHLYPGGPASGLGLGAPSMAPPFPTNMPSAHPPPPPPHPVGFLSATTSHLGNRGTGISPFGRYPSTFGAANPNFPNLSTFPPREMPPLGGLGAVHDPWRGLQRATTGFPQTTVSWGLKPEPPAIDRRAELEERERERERERERERERERAERERERIRREREREREREEQRERERREREKEEKRKQQEAAERERERRDKERREMERREMERERLLHQNRQHMVVSRDRSPLRNGSAPLDTGEVRVKEEPRSKDDEVVMLPRPPVPGPGTTGSAQGPGPNPLPDPRYHHPHPHAYLTRHPHSMPASHSMPRSMLPSLSAHPMQHFPPPSAPAGQPGAPWPSDPFREYRFDTLQQLRYNPLVAAFRAEEEERAKLYAGYPPPPVNTLRSKDPSPGPLSNLHMHHRAGPGPGVPSRPLENALMHADIHKKEDGSQSR
- the Tay gene encoding uncharacterized protein Tay isoform X5, translated to MEIEAKQRSQKNRRRERAQRMLAQRESLATAKQQQQQQQQQQSQQSRQRPLNDEEDSHSGEDEDPAGGGGGGGGGGGGGAGGGGGGGGLGLGAKTGHPRDGHSRPPRPPRPPRPRKKSSLAAANQKEPPFEEDIIDGFAILAFRTYEELESAIKLAGKNNVKKLHTLLSIVEEKPKVDTGQNNRHNEHHIKNNFKHNHYTHNSILTPSTLNQGLDAGTSDDSGRASEQLHGPGIPRDCQDADSSRDHLSDASSHCSSGKGYICDSEGEDDKGSDAESILFESSTPPPLTRKYELPSSSPHVLPPTNGAGGSPPDTGGQTSNPATNAPAPIPPPVPASAPVPTAPSPPSPTLPPHISQPPMTSPLAANPRAIAPQQRPASPALPPPSLSQQPHTTIPALHPPIGPLVSSHTTSPAVASLGVTPAAPSNGAATTSYPPPIPIAAYPQTQPSYPPLYTPYTALNHSPYLPPAVPSPSHSASSRADVRGSRASPCTNLKQTIGNNLASHSNTPLSAATTTCVSTITNTVTTANTIAHRDMVACSLSGRSNNSPRGHSPSRERDSYSSNVSSLSRGSITPVSVPNTSSPANSSLPAYTKPQGWISSNTASQLSPATATSVPRPTPPPVPLGIHTFPPPMFAAPLPPPVSSSSPHTSLPSLPPPTTNPNPFSAESLFQTRVTHVTGQADLLRRELDSRFLASQDRNVGVGVGNLGPPAYLRTEMHHHQHQHTHVHQHTTPLLPTAAASTLFPPPIFKDIPKLGGVESPFFRGNLNLSGYSGFNTGLLHPGIGPPSTPFVPPNHLTPFAPKKSGKWNAMHVRIAWEIYNHQQKQQAEAKAGGVVSTKTELLRPPGHLYPGGPASGLGLGAPSMAPPFPTNMPSAHPPPPPPHPVGFLSATTSHLGTGISPFGRYPSTFGAANPNFPNLSTFPPREMPPLGGLGAVHDPWRGLQRATTGFPQTTVSWGLKPEPPAIDRRAELEERERERERERERERERERAERERERIRREREREREREEQRERERREREKEEKRKQQEAAERERERRDKERREMERREMERERLLHQNRQHMVVSRDRSPLRNGSAPLDTGEVRVKEEPRSKDDEVVMLPRPPVPGPGTTGSAQGPGPNPLPDPRYHHPHPHAYLTRHPHSMPASHSMPRSMLPSLSAHPMQHFPPPSAPAGQPGAPWPSDPFREYRFDTLQQLRYNPLVAAFRAEEEERAKLYAGYPPPPVNTLRSKDPSPGPLSNLHMHHRAGPGPGVPSRPLENALMHADIHKKEDGSQSR
- the Tay gene encoding uncharacterized protein Tay isoform X6, encoding MEIEAKQRSQKNRRRERAQRMLAQRESLATAKQQQQQQQQQQSQQSRQRPLNDEEDSHSGEDEDPAGGGGGGGGGGGGGAGGGGGGGGLGLGAKTGHPRDGHSRPPRPPRPPRPRKKSSLAAANQKEPPFEEDIIDGFAILAFRTYEELESAIKLAGKNNVKKLHTLLSIVEEKPKVDTGQNNRHNEHHIKNNFKHNHYTHNSILTPSTLNQGLDAGTSDDSGRASEQLHGPGIPRDCQDADSSRDHLSDASSHCSSGKGYICDSEGEDDKGSDAESILFESSTPPPLTRKYELPSSSPHVLPPTNGAGGSPPDTGGQTSNPATNAPAPIPPPVPASAPVPTAPSPPSPTLPPHISQPPMTSPLAANPRAIAPQQRPASPALPPPSLSQQPHTTIPALHPPIGPLVSSHTTSPAVASLGVTPAAPSNGAATTSYPPPIPIAAYPQTQPSYPPLYTPYTALNHSPYLPPAVPSPSHSASSRADVRGSRASPCTNLKQTIGNNLASHSNTPLSAATTTCVSTITNTVTTANTIAHRDMVACSLSGRSNNSPRGHSPSRERDSYSSNVSSLSRGSITPVSVPNTSSPANSSLPAYTKPQGWISSNTASQLSPATATSVPRPTPPPVPLGIHTFPPPMFAAPLPPPVSSSSPHTSLPSLPPPTTNPNPFSAESLFQTSQADLLRRELDSRFLASQDRNVGVGVGNLGPPAYLRTEMHHHQHQHTHVHQHTTPLLPTAAASTLFPPPIFKDIPKLGGVESPFFRGNLNLSGYSGFNTGLLHPGIGPPSTPFVPPNHLTPFAPKKSGKWNAMHVRIAWEIYNHQQKQQAEAKAGGVVSTKTELLRPPGHLYPGGPASGLGLGAPSMAPPFPTNMPSAHPPPPPPHPVGFLSATTSHLGNRGTGISPFGRYPSTFGAANPNFPNLSTFPPREMPPLGGLGAVHDPWRGLQRATTGFPQTTVSWGLKPEPPAIDRRAELEERERERERERERERERERAERERERIRREREREREREEQRERERREREKEEKRKQQEAAERERERRDKERREMERREMERERLLHQNRQHMVVSRDRSPLRNGSAPLDTGEVRVKEEPRSKDDEVVMLPRPPVPGPGTTGSAQGPGPNPLPDPRYHHPHPHAYLTRHPHSMPASHSMPRSMLPSLSAHPMQHFPPPSAPAGQPGAPWPSDPFREYRFDTLQQLRYNPLVAAFRAEEEERAKLYAGYPPPPVNTLRSKDPSPGPLSNLHMHHRAGPGPGVPSRPLENALMHADIHKKEDGSQSR
- the Tay gene encoding uncharacterized protein Tay isoform X7, with product MEIEAKQRSQKNRRRERAQRMLAQRESLATAKQQQQQQQQQQSQQSRQRPLNDEEDSHSGEDEDPAGGGGGGGGGGGGGAGGGGGGGGLGLGAKTGHPRDGHSRPPRPPRPPRPRKKSSLAAANQKEPPFEEDIIDGFAILAFRTYEELESAIKLAGKNNVKKLHTLLSIVEEKPKVDTGQNNRHNEHHIKNNFKHNHYTHNSILTPSTLNQGLDAGTSDDSGRASEQLHGPGIPRDCQDADSSRDHLSDASSHCSSGKGYICDSEGEDDKGSDAESILFESSTPPPLTRKYELPSSSPHVLPPTNGAGGSPPDTGGQTSNPATNAPAPIPPPVPASAPVPTAPSPPSPTLPPHISQPPMTSPLAANPRAIAPQQRPASPALPPPSLSQQPHTTIPALHPPIGPLVSSHTTSPAVASLGVTPAAPSNGAATTSYPPPIPIAAYPQTQPSYPPLYTPYTALNHSPYLPPAVPSPSHSASSRADVRGSRASPCTNLKQTIGNNLASHSNTPLSAATTTCVSTITNTVTTANTIAHRDMVACSLSGRSNNSPRGHSPSRERDSYSNVSSLSRGSITPVSVPNTSSPANSSLPAYTKPQGWISSNTASQLSPATATSVPRPTPPPVPLGIHTFPPPMFAAPLPPPVSSSSPHTSLPSLPPPTTNPNPFSAESLFQTSQADLLRRELDSRFLASQDRNVGVGVGNLGPPAYLRTEMHHHQHQHTHVHQHTTPLLPTAAASTLFPPPIFKDIPKLGGVESPFFRGNLNLSGYSGFNTGLLHPGIGPPSTPFVPPNHLTPFAPKKSGKWNAMHVRIAWEIYNHQQKQQAEAKAGGVVSTKTELLRPPGHLYPGGPASGLGLGAPSMAPPFPTNMPSAHPPPPPPHPVGFLSATTSHLGNRGTGISPFGRYPSTFGAANPNFPNLSTFPPREMPPLGGLGAVHDPWRGLQRATTGFPQTTVSWGLKPEPPAIDRRAELEERERERERERERERERERAERERERIRREREREREREEQRERERREREKEEKRKQQEAAERERERRDKERREMERREMERERLLHQNRQHMVVSRDRSPLRNGSAPLDTGEVRVKEEPRSKDDEVVMLPRPPVPGPGTTGSAQGPGPNPLPDPRYHHPHPHAYLTRHPHSMPASHSMPRSMLPSLSAHPMQHFPPPSAPAGQPGAPWPSDPFREYRFDTLQQLRYNPLVAAFRAEEEERAKLYAGYPPPPVNTLRSKDPSPGPLSNLHMHHRAGPGPGVPSRPLENALMHADIHKKEDGSQSR